CAGGGTGGCGAGGTTTTCCAACGCATCAGCCAGCCCCTGGACCCGCTGTTTTGTCAGTGTGAGCCGGTCAAGCATGGCAGCCGAGGTGCCGTTGGCTTTGCCGGCCGCCAGGTCCTGAAGGTTAGCGGCCAAGATTCGGTCCTGGTTGGCGAGGAGCGCCTCGGCAATGGCCCGCAAGCCCTTGTCCTTCCACGCACGGTTGGCGCCGGCCATGCGACGCGAAGCGCGCCGGGCACGTGCCAAGATGGCGTGGACGTCATCGGAAAGCTGCGTGGCGCTTTGTTCAACAATCTGCTCGGTCATGGCCCTAGTCTAGGGCACACCTAGTTGTTGAGCAGGACCAGGTCATCCACGTGAACCACTTCGCGTTCGTACTGACGACCCAATTCCTTGGCGAGGTCCTTGGTGGAGCGTCCCAGCATTTGCGGCAGATCCCCGCACGGGTAGTTCACCAGGCCGCGCGCAATCACGTGCCCGGCGGAATCGGCGATCTCCACGGCGTCCCCCGCTTCAAAGTCTCCGGTGACCGCGACGATGCCAGCGGGCAAAAGCGACTTGTGCCGTTCACTCACGGCCCGAATGGCGCCGTCGTCGAGCACCAGTCGCCCGCGAATGTCCGCCAGGTGTGCCAGCCACAGCATCCTCACGGGACGTTTGTTGCCGTTGATGCTGAACCAGGTTCCCACGTCCTCGCCAGCGAGTGCGGCCGCAGCGTTCCCGGTGGAGGTGACCAGGGCGGGGATGCCGGTCTCGGCGGCAATCAGTGCCGCCTGTACCTTGGTCGCCATCCCACCGGTGCCGATGCCTGCTGCGCCAGCCGTGCCGATGACAATGCCTTCGAGGTCTTCCGGAGAATCCACCTTGGCGATGCGTTGAGCACCCTGCGACGGCGGTCCGTCGTAAAGGGCATCCACATCCGAGAGCAGTACCAGGGCATCAGCCTTCACCAGGTGGGCTACCAGGGCGGCCAAACGGTCGTTGTCACCAAAACGGATCTCGTGGGTTGCCACCGTGTCATTTTCGTTGACGATCGGCACTACGCCCAGGTGCAACAGCCGCTCCAACGCACGGTGCGCGTTGACGTACTGGTGGCGCCGAGTCAAGTCCTCCGCCGTCAGCAAAACCTGTGAAACAACTACACCATGGCCAATGAAGGCATGATTGTAGTGGGCCATCAGCAGGCCCTGGCCCACGCTGGCCGCAGCCTGTTGCGTGGCCAGGTCCTTGGGGCGCCGGGCCAGACCAAGCGGGCGCAACCCGGCTGCGATGGCACCGGAGGAAACCAAAATGACCTCCGCCCCAGCCAGACGGCGTTTGGCCAGCACTTCAACCAAACTATTCAGTGCCGGCACTGAGATTCCGCCGGCCACACTCGTCAACGACGACGAACCAACCTTGACCACGATCCGCGCCGCTGAGGCGATCGACGAACGTGAACCGCCAGCGGACAGAACCGTTTCCCCGTGTGAGCCCATCCTTCTAGGACGCACCACCTTCAGCGTCGAGCTCCGCTTGAATGACGGCAGCCTTGCTGTGCTTGGGGTTGGTTGATTCGGTCCAGATACCGGCTTTACGCTCCGACTCAAGTTCCGCGCGGGCTGCCGCCTTGGCGTCACGGCGGTCCTGCTGCTCTTCACGCTTCTGCGCCCTGGTGGGGCGGTCGCCCAAGTCGAGCAGTCGCAGATCGGTGCCGCGAGGGGCAGCCAAATGCTCGGCGCCACCCATCATGGTGGGCTCCCAGTCGAAGATCATACCGCCGTCTTCACCAATGATGACGGTGTCCCCGGGTGTGGCACCGGCCTTGAACAGGCCAGCTTCCACGCCAGCCTTGGCCAGGCGGTCCGCCAAATAGCCAATGGCTTCCTCGTTCTGGAAGTCCGTCTGATGCACCCAACGCTCAGGCTTTTCGCCCAAGACCCGGTACAGCGGCTGCAGGTTCTTCTCTTCCCTGCGGATGGTGAAGGCTGTTTCGTTGACGGCGCGGGGGCGCAACACCACAGGTTTTGCCTTGAGCGGCGCGCTGGCGATGGCGTCGCGGGCGCTCTGAACGATCTCGGCCATGGCAAAACCGAGCTGGCGCAGGCCTTCGTGGCTCGTGGCGGAGATTTCAAAGACCCGGTAGCCTCGGGATTCAAGGTCACCCTTGACAAATTCGGCCATGTCCCGGCCGTCTGGGGAATCAATCTTGTTCAACGCCACCAGCTTCGGGCGCTGATTCAGGGGCACCACGTCGCCGTCGGATCCGGCGAAGCTCATGTCTACGGCGTAGTTGTCCAGTTCACGTTCAATCACGGCCAGATCCGAGAGTGGGTCCCTGTCGGCTTCCAGCGTGGCGCAGTCAAGGACGTGCACCAGGGCTGCGCAACGCTCCACGTGGCGCAGGAAGTGGTGACCTAGGCCCTTGCCTTCGCTGGCACCTTCGATCAGGCCCGGAACATCGGCGATGGTGAAGCGGACGTCCCCTGACTGCACCACGCCCAGGTTAGGGATCAAGGTGGTGAAGGGGTAGTCAGCGATCTTGGGCCTTGCCGCCGACATCGCAGCAATCAGGCTGGACTTGCCGGCGGAGGGGAAACCTACCAACGCGATGTCGGCTATGGATTTCAGCTCTAGGACGATGTCCCGCTCGTCGCCATCCACACCCAGCAAAGCAAAGCCGGGCGCCTTACGTTTTTGTGAAGACAGGGCCGCGTTACCGAGTCCGCCTTGGCCGCCGGCTGCTGCAACAAATTCGGTGCCCTCGCCCACCAAATCGGCAATGACATTGCCGGCTTTGTCCTTCACGACGGTTCCGTCGGGGACGTTCAGGATCAGGGTTTCCCCGATCTTGCCGTCACGCCAGTCACCCATGCCCGGGCCACCGTTGGTGCCGTGGCGGTGCGGTGCGTGGTGGTAGTCAAGGAGCGTGGTGGTCTGGGCGCTCACGCGCAAGATGACGTTGCCGCCATCGCCGCCCTTGCCGCCGTCGGGACCACCCAGGGGCTTAAACTTTTCGCGTTTTACCGAGACGCAGCCATGGCCACCTGTCCCGCCGGATACGTGTAATACAACCCGGTCAACAAAGCTGGCCAATGGATTCTCCTTGATTAGTACTACTTTGATTCACACTGCAGTTGCACACTTATTCTAGTCCGCTGGAGGGACTGTGGCCTGGTGCCGGCCACACGCAAAAACACGGCGTGTTAAAACACAGTGGAGCGAGCCAGGCGGCCCGCTCCACTCGCGAAAACTTTGCTATTAGACCGCAGCTGCGACGATGTTCACGACGCGTCGTCCGCGACGCTGACCGAACTCGACCGCGCCTGCATCCAAGGCGAACAATGTATCGTCCTTGCCACGACCAACACCCTCACCGGGGTGGAAGTGGGTGCCGCGCTGACGAACGATGATTTCGCCTGCCTTGACAACCTGACCGCCGAAGCGCTTTACACCCAAGTACTGAGCGTTTGAATCACGACCGTTGCGAGTGGAACTCGCACCCTTTTTATGTGCCATTTGAAATGCCTACCTTTTGACTAAAAGTAACTGTGAAAGAGGACCTACTACGACGCGCAATTACGCGATCGAGGTGATCTTGACCTTGGACAGTTCCTGACGGTGGCCCTGACGCTTCTTGTAACCGGTCTTGTTCTTGAACTTCTGGATGACGATCTTCGGTCCACGAAGATCCTCCAACTTCTCAGCCGTAACCTTCACATTAGCCAGGTCCTTTGCGGCGGTGGTGATTTTCTCACCATCAACCAGCAGCAAAGCGGGCAGCTCAAGCGTGCTGCCGACTCCACCGGGGACGCGGTTCATGGTCACGTGGTCTCCAACGGAAACCTTTTCTTGACGGCCGCCTGCGCGGACAATCGCGTACACCACTGGGGAACTCACTTCTCTCGACGTTATTACAAAGAATTAATGTGCCTCAACGCCGTGGACCTCAATGGAGTTCTACCATGGAGTGGTTGCCCTAAGTGTTGGCGTAAGCACCGAAGATCAAGAATACGCTAACTCTTGCCCCGGCCGCAAATGAGACTGATTCCGTACCGCTGGGATCGGTCAGGGCGAACATTCATCCGCCTGTTCCAATCCCGCTCAACGGAACCGTGCACCACTACTTTAGCGTGCTTTGGCGCCAACAGTTTCCCATACGCGTTTCCCGGGCCGTGTCGTGTGCTACTGATGCCAGTGGCGTTAATCACGTGCGACCCTGTGCGGGGTGCTGTCAGCGTGCAGACGTGGCGCATCAAAGAAGTCCACTTCGAACTGGGCGGAGTGCGCAAATGCCGCCCGCATCCGCTGGCGCTCACGCTCCGATCCCCGGCGTGCGGCGGCATCGGCAATCTCCACGGCCGTCCTGGTGGCCTCGGCGAATTCCTCGTCGGCATACGTTGCAAGCCACTCGCCGTACGGGTGTGCACCCTCCCGCCCGGAACCGACGGCGTCCAAGGCTACCGTGCCGACGCCGTCAAAGATTTCCTTTTCGGCGGCCACAAATTGTGCGTGCAGGACCCTGCCCACCTCCGCGTACAGCCAATAGCAGGGCAGCACCGCTGCCACCACTTCCCCATAGCTGCCGCTGAAGGCCGCCGCTGCCAGATGGTCAACGTAGTGCTTAGTCACAGGCCCCATCAGGTGCTTGTGCGGGTTTTTGGACAACCACACCTTGTGCAGTTCCAGCTCTACCGCGAGGCAATTTTGTGCGCCCTGAGCCCAAAAGCGTTGCTCCTCCTCGGTGGGAGCGAGGGCGCTGGCATGGGCCAGGACACGCGAATATGCGCCAAGGTAGAGCGCGTCCTGGACCAGATAGTAGCCAAAGTGTTCGCGCGGCAGCGTCCCCGCGAGTAGTTCCTTGATGAAATCGAGTTCAAAGATGGCCGCCCGCTGCCCGGAAATCTCGGCCCACAGGCTGGCACTGAACTCGCCACCCTGAGGCGCCGCGGTCGCCCACAGCGCATGAAAGTGATTCAGTGGGCCCCTGCCCTGCCCAACATTTAGTTCGCCGGAGGCCTGTAACGCTTGCGTCAGCCAGGCCTTGGCCTTCCCCACGCTTGCGGACCATTCCCCGGTTTGCGCCTGCAACGTGGCCACGGCAGCCGAGAGCGTGCACCCTGTGCCATGTGTGTTGGCAGTGTCCACCCGTGCCGCGGTGAATTCAACCAGCGAACCGTCCGGGGCAATGAGCGCGTCCGGGCAAACATCCGAGGCAAGGTGCCCACCCTTGACCAACACCTGGACGTTCCTGGCCGCGGCCAATATTTTGCCTTGATGGAGGGCTTCCTCCCACGTGCGGGCTTCCGGCTCGCTCACCAACACTGCCAGCTCGGGCAGGTTGGGTGTGACCAGGTGTGTGTGGGCCAACAGCTCGAGGAGAGCCTCCCTAGCCTCTCCTGAAATCAGCGAATCCCCGCTGCTTGCCACCATGACCGGGTCAAGGACCACCACGGCAGGCCGGGTTTCCTCCAGCCAGTCCCCTACAGCCCTGATCACCTCCGCATTGGCCAGCATGCCGATCTTGACGCTGTCAATGGCGATGTCCTCGCTGAGTGCTTCCAACTGCTGCATGAGGAAGTCCACGGGTGGGATGTGAACGCTGCGCACACCCTGCGTGTTTTGCGCCGTCAACGCCGTGATTACGGTCATTGCGTACCCGCCATGGGCACTGATGGCCTTGATGTCCGCCTGGATGCCGGCGCCTCCGGAAGGGTCGGAGCCGGCAATGCTCAGCACTCGCGGATGGTCGGGACGGCCCTGGAAAGGTGTGGTTAAAGTGTCGTACGTCAAAAGGACATCCCTTCGCCGGTATTAACCGGGCAGGTTCAACGGGTCTTTTCTCAGCCGGACCGATTGTCTAGGCACCCCGTGTCGATCTCCACCCTAGCCTTCCGCCGCCCACTTAAAAAACCAGGTACCAGAAGCTGCCTTCCGTCAACTGAACCACGTTGCTGGAAAGGCGTTTCTGGTACCTGGTGCCGACGTTCGGCTAGAGTTCGGAGGCTGGAACCCCGACACCGAGCATGATGATGGGCGCCGCGTCCTTCTTGCTCGCCACGGCCGGCGTTGGTACGACGGCGGCGGCGCTGCTGTGCTGGGCCGGGCCATGCCCTGCTGTGGCACCGTCAGAGGTTTCCACTTTCATGTCTGCTCCGCCCTGGGCGCTTCTGGCGCTTCGGTTCCGGCGTCCACGCCGTGAGCGCTGGCGGTTATCCGCGTGGGCCTGATCAGGGGCTCCCCCATGGCTTTCCGACAGCTGGTCAAGGGCAACGGCGAGTTCGGCCAGCTGCTCGGCATGGTCTGTGTCGGTGGCGGTGTCGTGGTGGTGTCCGCGCGGCAGTTCAATGGCTTCCCCGGCAAGTGTCAACGTGGCGGTGTCAACGACGCTGGCTGTCAGGGGCTGCGCCGGGGCAGGCTCGGCGTCGTGGTGCGCCGCGGCCGCTGCTGCTGCAATGTTTGCTAGGGCCGCACGGGCCTCGGTTGCCTTGTGTGCCTTCTGCGCTTCAGCAGCCTCGTCAACGACAGGTACGTGAGGCACATGGGTCTGCTCCGCTTCGGTCGCCATGTCCTGCTCGCCGTCGTGGCCCGGCTGTGAACGGTTGCGGTTGCGCTTGCGTTCGCTTCGGGTGGAGCGGTTGGCCATGCGTTCGCCGTCACGGCCCTCACTTTTGACCACATGCGCCTGCTGCGCCACGTGCGCCTGGTGCGACTCAGCGGCAACAGTGTGGACGCGGCGGTGCTCAACAGGGATCTCATGGGTGACCATGCCGCGTCCGGCACAGGCCTCACACTGCTCACCAAAGACTTCCAGCAGGCCGGTGCCCATGCGCTTGCGCGTCATCTGGACCAGGCCAAGGCTGGTCACCTCGGCCACCTGGTGCTTGGTCCGGTCGCGGCCCAGGCACTCCACCATGCGGCGCAGCACCAGGTCGCGGTTGGATTCCAGGACCATGTCGATGAAGTCGATGACGATGATGCCGCCAATGTCGCGCAGGCGCAGCTGGCGGACCACTTCCTCGGCAGCTTCCAGGTTGTTCTTGGTGACGGTCTCTTCCAGGTTGCCACCTGTCCCGGTGAACTTGCCTGTGTTGACGTCAACCACTGTCATGGCCTCGGTCCGATCAATCACCAAGGAGCCGCCCGAGGGCAAGAACACCTTGCGCTCAAGAGCCTTGGAGATCTGTTCGTCAATGCGGTGGGCCGCAAAAATGTCATCGGGCTTGCTCCACTTTTCCAGGCGGTCCAACAGGTCCGGGGCCACGTAGGTCACGTAGGCCTCAATGGTGTCCCATGCCTCCTCACCGGAGACGATCAGCTTGGTGAAGTCCTCATTGAAGACGTCACGAACCACCTTGATGGTCAGGTCCGGTTCACCGTAGAGCATTTCCGGGGCCGGCGTCTTGTGGCCGGTGGCACGGGTGTTGATGCCTTCCCACTGGGCCCGCAGCCGGTTGATGTCGTTGGTCAGTTCCTCTTCGCTGGCGCCCTCGGCAGCCGTGCGCACAATGACGCCGGCGTTTTCTGGCAGGTGGTCCTTCAGGACGCGTTTGAGGCGGTTGCGTTCGACGTCGGGCAGTTTGCGCGAGATTCCGGTCATGGAACCCCCCGGGACGAATACCAGGTACCGTCCGGGCAAGGAGATCTGGCTGGTCAGGCGGGCACCCTTGTGACCCACGGGGTCCTTGGAGACCTGCACCAGCACCGTGTCCCCTGATTTCAGTGCGTTTTCAATGCGGCGCGGCTGACCGTTGAGGTTGGCGCCGTCCCAGTCGACCTCGCCGGCGTACAGCACGGCATTGCGGCCGCGCCCAATGTCGACGAACGCAGCCTCCATGCTGGGCAGCACGTTCTGGACCTTGCCGAGGTAGACGTTGCCAATCAGGGAGTCCTGCTGGGTTTTGGAGACGAAGTGCT
This region of Arthrobacter alpinus genomic DNA includes:
- the proB gene encoding glutamate 5-kinase, whose translation is MGSHGETVLSAGGSRSSIASAARIVVKVGSSSLTSVAGGISVPALNSLVEVLAKRRLAGAEVILVSSGAIAAGLRPLGLARRPKDLATQQAAASVGQGLLMAHYNHAFIGHGVVVSQVLLTAEDLTRRHQYVNAHRALERLLHLGVVPIVNENDTVATHEIRFGDNDRLAALVAHLVKADALVLLSDVDALYDGPPSQGAQRIAKVDSPEDLEGIVIGTAGAAGIGTGGMATKVQAALIAAETGIPALVTSTGNAAAALAGEDVGTWFSINGNKRPVRMLWLAHLADIRGRLVLDDGAIRAVSERHKSLLPAGIVAVTGDFEAGDAVEIADSAGHVIARGLVNYPCGDLPQMLGRSTKDLAKELGRQYEREVVHVDDLVLLNN
- the obgE gene encoding GTPase ObgE; this encodes MASFVDRVVLHVSGGTGGHGCVSVKREKFKPLGGPDGGKGGDGGNVILRVSAQTTTLLDYHHAPHRHGTNGGPGMGDWRDGKIGETLILNVPDGTVVKDKAGNVIADLVGEGTEFVAAAGGQGGLGNAALSSQKRKAPGFALLGVDGDERDIVLELKSIADIALVGFPSAGKSSLIAAMSAARPKIADYPFTTLIPNLGVVQSGDVRFTIADVPGLIEGASEGKGLGHHFLRHVERCAALVHVLDCATLEADRDPLSDLAVIERELDNYAVDMSFAGSDGDVVPLNQRPKLVALNKIDSPDGRDMAEFVKGDLESRGYRVFEISATSHEGLRQLGFAMAEIVQSARDAIASAPLKAKPVVLRPRAVNETAFTIRREEKNLQPLYRVLGEKPERWVHQTDFQNEEAIGYLADRLAKAGVEAGLFKAGATPGDTVIIGEDGGMIFDWEPTMMGGAEHLAAPRGTDLRLLDLGDRPTRAQKREEQQDRRDAKAAARAELESERKAGIWTESTNPKHSKAAVIQAELDAEGGAS
- the rpmA gene encoding 50S ribosomal protein L27, with product MAHKKGASSTRNGRDSNAQYLGVKRFGGQVVKAGEIIVRQRGTHFHPGEGVGRGKDDTLFALDAGAVEFGQRRGRRVVNIVAAAV
- the rplU gene encoding 50S ribosomal protein L21, giving the protein MVYAIVRAGGRQEKVSVGDHVTMNRVPGGVGSTLELPALLLVDGEKITTAAKDLANVKVTAEKLEDLRGPKIVIQKFKNKTGYKKRQGHRQELSKVKITSIA
- a CDS encoding bifunctional hydroxymethylpyrimidine kinase/phosphomethylpyrimidine kinase, producing MTYDTLTTPFQGRPDHPRVLSIAGSDPSGGAGIQADIKAISAHGGYAMTVITALTAQNTQGVRSVHIPPVDFLMQQLEALSEDIAIDSVKIGMLANAEVIRAVGDWLEETRPAVVVLDPVMVASSGDSLISGEAREALLELLAHTHLVTPNLPELAVLVSEPEARTWEEALHQGKILAAARNVQVLVKGGHLASDVCPDALIAPDGSLVEFTAARVDTANTHGTGCTLSAAVATLQAQTGEWSASVGKAKAWLTQALQASGELNVGQGRGPLNHFHALWATAAPQGGEFSASLWAEISGQRAAIFELDFIKELLAGTLPREHFGYYLVQDALYLGAYSRVLAHASALAPTEEEQRFWAQGAQNCLAVELELHKVWLSKNPHKHLMGPVTKHYVDHLAAAAFSGSYGEVVAAVLPCYWLYAEVGRVLHAQFVAAEKEIFDGVGTVALDAVGSGREGAHPYGEWLATYADEEFAEATRTAVEIADAAARRGSERERQRMRAAFAHSAQFEVDFFDAPRLHADSTPHRVARD
- a CDS encoding Rne/Rng family ribonuclease; the encoded protein is MVNEESVEATTAEAPVKAKRSRRATAKVTSPSASVEAVTATVQELAEAAPAAEAPVKKAPVRRSRAKKIEAEPSLLDGLIDATVQAPAVEVAAPAVEVVAVAAPAKKAPRRRATAPVTAPQASAPVASPLASTAAESVAQESVAQEALGELELAAASEVPAAQAPAKAAQAPAKKAAVRRRAVKKTEPATEADSVEAAVVQAPAQLAGEEAVSEAKTTRSRRKPAVKVAPAQAPAETPVETPVEAPAAHAAAPTEEEAAPSATESLFLSPSAGMSALFLAPDLSVVVPATVAAHADGDADVHDATDADESADGRRGRGRNRNRRSSSTASESGDAIANAAHGEDGEDSDDDGVTSRRRRRRRRGEADLELSGGTDEDPPNTVTKVRAPRTPGETSTSSDRVTSLRGSTRLEAKKQRRRDSRDSGRRRTVITEAEFLARRESVDRVMVVRQNDERIQIGVLEDGILAEHFVSKTQQDSLIGNVYLGKVQNVLPSMEAAFVDIGRGRNAVLYAGEVDWDGANLNGQPRRIENALKSGDTVLVQVSKDPVGHKGARLTSQISLPGRYLVFVPGGSMTGISRKLPDVERNRLKRVLKDHLPENAGVIVRTAAEGASEEELTNDINRLRAQWEGINTRATGHKTPAPEMLYGEPDLTIKVVRDVFNEDFTKLIVSGEEAWDTIEAYVTYVAPDLLDRLEKWSKPDDIFAAHRIDEQISKALERKVFLPSGGSLVIDRTEAMTVVDVNTGKFTGTGGNLEETVTKNNLEAAEEVVRQLRLRDIGGIIVIDFIDMVLESNRDLVLRRMVECLGRDRTKHQVAEVTSLGLVQMTRKRMGTGLLEVFGEQCEACAGRGMVTHEIPVEHRRVHTVAAESHQAHVAQQAHVVKSEGRDGERMANRSTRSERKRNRNRSQPGHDGEQDMATEAEQTHVPHVPVVDEAAEAQKAHKATEARAALANIAAAAAAAHHDAEPAPAQPLTASVVDTATLTLAGEAIELPRGHHHDTATDTDHAEQLAELAVALDQLSESHGGAPDQAHADNRQRSRRGRRNRSARSAQGGADMKVETSDGATAGHGPAQHSSAAAVVPTPAVASKKDAAPIIMLGVGVPASEL